Proteins encoded within one genomic window of Actinoplanes octamycinicus:
- a CDS encoding SCO6745 family protein yields the protein MGTVTERPSRLAWRVTEPLHAMVYLVPEAAEVHARLGLDPMTGYFASRGAAFGATGPGLVTATFYNFNPDLVARALPAAWDTVTPAQMVEARLEIADAALTRALGAETLAGPEIAEAAELARAAALAAASRPEGRPLFAAHAGLSWPTAPHRVLFHAQTLLREFRGDGHIALLVAAGLSGLEAVVLHVASGQADDRFLRITRGWSRDQWAAATAVLRERGLLTAGDPGEPGELSDEGRRLRAGLEEQTDALAEPAYRVLGDRGCLRLAELTRPLSRAVVTAGLLDLKGLTAAAAERNP from the coding sequence GTGGGAACAGTGACCGAGCGCCCGTCCCGCCTGGCCTGGCGGGTCACCGAGCCGCTGCACGCCATGGTCTACCTGGTGCCGGAGGCGGCCGAGGTGCACGCCCGGCTCGGCCTGGACCCGATGACCGGCTACTTCGCCAGCCGCGGCGCCGCGTTCGGCGCCACCGGGCCGGGCCTGGTGACCGCGACGTTCTACAACTTCAACCCGGACCTGGTGGCCCGGGCGCTGCCGGCCGCCTGGGACACGGTCACCCCCGCTCAGATGGTCGAGGCCCGCCTGGAGATCGCCGACGCCGCGCTTACCCGGGCCCTGGGCGCCGAAACCCTGGCCGGCCCGGAGATCGCCGAGGCCGCCGAGCTGGCCCGCGCCGCGGCGCTGGCCGCGGCGTCCCGGCCGGAGGGCCGCCCGCTGTTCGCCGCGCACGCCGGGCTGTCCTGGCCGACGGCCCCGCACCGGGTGCTCTTCCACGCCCAGACGCTGCTCCGCGAGTTCCGCGGCGACGGGCACATCGCGCTGCTGGTCGCGGCCGGGCTCAGCGGCCTGGAGGCGGTGGTCCTGCACGTGGCCAGCGGCCAGGCCGACGACCGGTTCCTGCGGATCACCCGGGGCTGGAGCCGCGACCAGTGGGCGGCCGCCACCGCGGTCCTGCGCGAGCGCGGCCTGCTCACCGCCGGCGACCCCGGCGAGCCCGGGGAGCTCTCCGACGAGGGCCGGCGGCTGCGTGCCGGGCTCGAGGAGCAGACCGACGCGCTGGCCGAGCCGGCCTACCGCGTGCTGGGCGACCGGGGCTGCCTGCGGCTGGCCGAGTTGACCCGCCCGCTGAGCCGTGCCGTGGTCACAGCTGGCCTGCTCGATCTGAAAGGTCTGACCGCGGCGGCGGCGGAGCGCAACCCCTAG
- a CDS encoding putative bifunctional diguanylate cyclase/phosphodiesterase has product MTGPARYVRVTVALALLSTGWYGWWMATGRGTVALGYLAMPVSSVVAALAVRALRRETSPAPVGRRFWTALEIGCLLVAVGFGVLAAQAFVSAPELPSMPVLGAVFAGAGLLVSIWGMGRVPVGVTSRYGRFRQWLDRSIAFLGCAVILWHFGLLPLFTAEQQWSGAGLAILILTFAFAAGAITKVSYIVGGPVDRLAVRVVAMTGLAVGAVALLDGMFGYDGILPGQTICLPLIPLLITVAAYRQRVADGRQPRRGNVWLPYLAVAAVDIPLADVLFRAPALGDGIGEVRLVVGAAAAVTALVSVRQWVVNRDNARLLRERAASEARFQYEATHDALTGLGNRVLLRERLDAALADAGATVLLVDLDDFNTVNDSLGHDVGDELLVAFADALRAATGDDGVPARLAGDEFAVLVTTPGRDTAVADRIMTAISAPISAHRLLVHASAGIASAPAGTPASHLLRDADAAMYAAKQRGKANWVRYAAGMEKPAQADAQLGGELRRALDAGEFALVYQPIVSLVDGRTIGVEALVRWIHPERGTVSPAEFIPAAERTGLIVPLGRWVLRETCRQAAAWTAEFGPDVLEKVGPNVSVRQLHDPDFVADVRGALADSGLPADRLVLELTESAVLRGHQVLKVLHELHDMGVRLALDDFGTGESSLSLLRAFPAAVVKLDKSFVDNIELDEEGSAAAGARQAVARAVVQLADALGLATVAEGIENQEQADRLRRLGYTVGQGYHLGRPVSAAALTARLAAEQRVAA; this is encoded by the coding sequence ATGACCGGGCCGGCCCGCTATGTTCGGGTGACCGTCGCCCTCGCCCTGCTCAGCACGGGCTGGTACGGCTGGTGGATGGCGACCGGCCGGGGCACGGTCGCCCTCGGCTACCTGGCCATGCCGGTCAGCTCGGTCGTCGCCGCCCTGGCCGTGCGCGCCCTGCGCCGGGAGACGTCACCGGCCCCGGTCGGCCGGCGGTTCTGGACCGCGCTGGAGATCGGCTGCCTGCTGGTGGCGGTGGGATTCGGGGTGCTCGCGGCGCAGGCCTTCGTCTCGGCGCCGGAGCTGCCGTCCATGCCGGTGCTGGGCGCCGTGTTCGCCGGCGCCGGCCTGCTCGTCTCGATCTGGGGGATGGGCCGGGTCCCGGTCGGCGTGACCAGCCGCTACGGACGGTTCCGGCAGTGGCTCGACCGCAGCATCGCGTTCCTCGGCTGTGCCGTGATCCTCTGGCACTTCGGCCTGCTCCCGTTGTTCACCGCGGAGCAGCAGTGGTCCGGCGCCGGGCTGGCGATCCTGATCCTGACGTTCGCGTTCGCGGCCGGGGCGATCACCAAGGTGTCCTACATCGTCGGCGGCCCGGTCGACCGGCTGGCGGTCCGCGTCGTCGCGATGACCGGCCTGGCGGTCGGCGCGGTGGCGTTGCTCGACGGCATGTTCGGGTACGACGGGATCCTGCCCGGTCAGACCATCTGCCTGCCGCTGATCCCGCTGCTGATCACCGTCGCGGCGTACCGGCAGCGGGTCGCGGACGGCCGGCAGCCGCGGCGCGGCAACGTCTGGCTGCCCTACCTGGCCGTGGCGGCGGTCGACATCCCGCTCGCCGACGTGCTGTTCCGCGCGCCGGCCCTGGGCGACGGGATCGGGGAGGTCCGCCTGGTGGTCGGCGCGGCCGCCGCCGTCACCGCGCTGGTCTCGGTCCGCCAGTGGGTGGTCAACCGGGACAACGCCCGGCTGCTGCGCGAACGTGCCGCCTCGGAGGCCCGCTTCCAGTACGAGGCCACCCACGACGCGCTGACCGGCCTCGGCAACCGGGTCCTGCTCCGGGAGCGGCTGGACGCCGCCCTGGCCGACGCCGGCGCCACCGTGCTGCTGGTCGACCTGGACGACTTCAACACGGTCAACGACTCGCTCGGCCACGACGTCGGCGACGAGCTGCTGGTCGCCTTCGCGGACGCGCTGCGGGCCGCGACCGGCGACGACGGCGTGCCGGCCCGGCTGGCCGGCGACGAGTTCGCCGTGCTGGTCACCACGCCCGGCCGGGACACCGCGGTGGCCGACCGGATCATGACGGCGATCAGTGCGCCGATCAGCGCGCACCGGCTGCTGGTGCACGCCAGCGCCGGCATCGCCTCGGCGCCGGCCGGCACCCCGGCCAGCCACCTGCTGCGCGACGCGGACGCCGCGATGTACGCCGCCAAGCAGCGCGGCAAGGCCAACTGGGTGCGTTACGCGGCCGGCATGGAGAAGCCCGCCCAGGCGGACGCCCAGCTCGGCGGCGAGCTGCGCCGGGCGCTGGACGCCGGCGAGTTCGCCCTGGTCTACCAGCCGATCGTGAGCCTGGTCGACGGCCGGACGATCGGCGTGGAGGCGCTGGTCCGGTGGATCCACCCGGAGCGCGGCACGGTGTCGCCGGCCGAGTTCATCCCGGCCGCCGAGCGCACCGGCCTGATCGTGCCGCTCGGCCGCTGGGTGCTGCGCGAGACCTGCCGGCAGGCGGCCGCCTGGACCGCCGAGTTCGGCCCGGACGTGCTGGAGAAGGTGGGGCCCAACGTCTCGGTCCGCCAGCTGCACGACCCGGACTTCGTCGCCGACGTACGGGGCGCGCTCGCCGACAGCGGCCTGCCCGCCGACCGGCTGGTCCTGGAGCTGACCGAGTCCGCGGTGCTGCGCGGCCACCAGGTGCTCAAGGTGCTGCACGAACTGCACGACATGGGGGTGCGGCTGGCCCTGGACGACTTCGGCACCGGCGAGTCGTCGCTCAGCCTGCTGCGCGCCTTCCCGGCCGCGGTCGTCAAGCTGGACAAGTCGTTCGTCGACAACATCGAGCTGGACGAGGAGGGCAGCGCCGCGGCCGGCGCCCGGCAGGCGGTGGCCCGGGCGGTGGTCCAGCTCGCCGACGCGCTCGGCCTGGCCACCGTGGCGGAGGGCATCGAGAACCAGGAGCAGGCCGACCGCCTGCGCCGGCTCGGTTACACGGTCGGCCAGGGATACCACCTGGGCCGCCCGGTGAGCGCCGCCGCGCTGACCGCCCGGCTCGCCGCCGAACAGCGGGTCGCCGCCTGA
- a CDS encoding GGDEF domain-containing protein codes for MLMRDRVLVPYAMVCAAVLSFFALDLGTAWQKMVLCWVVAPLSDLMLIALSRQAWRLPGLTRPARRFWIALGAAGLFFAIGDTSQLVYVLAHPEQDKFVFFPLQSLLGVLGVVLVGVVALFHPSQMWSRGTRIRLLLDAGIVNTAVGVLIWCLLTRSGMAHAGPAGYLSAFFGCGVLLCGGFLAVKLGLSGSSPISMPAAIPIIVSTGIQAIGNALLPTDGIDGLVYPSLLVLVPCLLTVVAPRIQVLHVRAGLGDRLRRDERTGRRYSALPYLGTVLCAAGLVVALLTQGLGLSAWGALAGLLVNVALVVVRQMLALSENNGLLDRLDESLAEIRRRGRRQEALLRHASEITAIVRTDGVVKYLNPAVERIIGGSLHDYVGQHLLNLMHPGDAPRIEAELAEVFATPGAKRHIEMRVQHEDDSWRWLSAVAVNLVEEPGIGGIVINARDVTEERELRERLRFQAGHDALTGLANRRLFTDRVVAAGTAEVAVLLVDLNGFKQINDTYGHATGDAVLRHVAGLLLACTGAGDLAARLGGDEFAVLVGAGAAEADRIAGRLRAALAVPAEIGGQNLTVGASVGVAAGPADQPDNLLHLADLRMYADKQRSREFTR; via the coding sequence ATGCTCATGCGTGACCGGGTGCTGGTCCCGTACGCGATGGTCTGCGCCGCCGTGCTCAGCTTCTTCGCGCTCGACCTGGGCACCGCGTGGCAGAAGATGGTGCTCTGCTGGGTGGTCGCGCCGCTCAGCGACCTGATGCTGATCGCGCTGTCCCGGCAGGCGTGGCGGTTGCCCGGACTGACCCGGCCGGCCCGCCGGTTCTGGATCGCGCTGGGCGCCGCCGGGCTGTTCTTCGCGATCGGTGACACCAGCCAGCTGGTGTACGTGCTGGCCCACCCGGAGCAGGACAAGTTCGTCTTCTTCCCGCTGCAGAGCCTGCTCGGCGTGCTCGGAGTGGTCCTGGTCGGCGTGGTCGCGCTGTTCCATCCGAGCCAGATGTGGTCGCGCGGCACCCGGATCCGGCTGCTGCTCGACGCGGGGATCGTGAACACCGCGGTCGGCGTGCTGATCTGGTGCCTGCTGACCCGGTCCGGGATGGCGCACGCCGGCCCGGCCGGCTACCTCTCCGCGTTCTTCGGCTGCGGCGTGCTGCTCTGCGGCGGCTTCCTGGCGGTCAAGCTCGGCCTGAGCGGGTCCAGCCCGATCAGCATGCCGGCCGCGATACCGATCATCGTCTCCACCGGGATCCAGGCGATCGGCAACGCGCTGCTGCCCACCGACGGGATCGACGGCCTCGTCTACCCGTCGCTGCTGGTGCTCGTGCCGTGCCTGCTGACCGTGGTGGCACCGCGCATCCAGGTGTTGCACGTCCGGGCCGGGCTGGGCGACCGGCTCCGGCGGGACGAGCGCACCGGGCGGCGGTACAGCGCGCTGCCGTACCTCGGCACCGTGCTCTGCGCGGCCGGTCTGGTGGTCGCGCTGCTCACCCAGGGGCTCGGGCTGTCCGCCTGGGGCGCGCTGGCCGGCCTGCTGGTCAACGTCGCCCTGGTCGTGGTCCGGCAGATGCTCGCGCTGTCCGAGAACAACGGCCTGCTCGACCGGCTCGACGAGAGCCTGGCCGAGATCCGCCGCCGGGGGCGCCGGCAGGAGGCGCTGCTCCGGCACGCCTCCGAGATCACCGCGATCGTCCGGACCGACGGCGTGGTCAAGTACCTCAATCCGGCGGTGGAGCGGATCATCGGCGGCTCGCTGCACGACTACGTGGGGCAGCACCTGCTGAACCTGATGCACCCCGGCGACGCGCCGCGGATCGAGGCCGAGCTCGCCGAGGTGTTCGCCACCCCGGGCGCGAAGCGGCACATCGAGATGCGGGTGCAGCACGAGGACGACAGCTGGCGCTGGCTCTCCGCGGTCGCGGTCAACCTGGTCGAGGAGCCCGGGATCGGCGGCATCGTGATCAACGCCCGGGACGTCACCGAGGAGCGGGAGCTGCGCGAGCGGCTGCGCTTCCAGGCCGGGCACGACGCGCTGACCGGGCTGGCCAACCGCCGGCTGTTCACCGACCGGGTGGTCGCGGCCGGGACCGCCGAGGTCGCGGTGCTGCTCGTCGACCTCAACGGCTTCAAGCAGATCAACGATACGTACGGCCACGCCACCGGCGACGCGGTGCTGCGCCACGTGGCCGGGCTGCTGCTGGCCTGCACCGGCGCCGGGGACCTGGCCGCCCGGCTCGGCGGCGACGAGTTCGCCGTGCTGGTCGGGGCGGGCGCCGCCGAGGCCGACCGGATCGCCGGCCGGCTGCGGGCCGCGCTCGCCGTGCCCGCCGAGATCGGCGGGCAGAACCTGACGGTGGGCGCCAGCGTCGGCGTCGCGGCCGGCCCGGCGGACCAGCCGGACAACCTGCTGCACCTCGCCGACCTGCGGATGTACGCCGACAAGCAGCGCTCCCGGGAGTTCACCCGATGA
- a CDS encoding serine/threonine-protein kinase → MHEVWPAPGALLVSRYRLVSLLETGGMAQVWRATDELLDRPVAVKLPAGDIRAAHLAWREARLAARLSHPGIAAVHDYREAVRPDGSVVPFVVMELLAGETVAARLCDGPVPWPAAAAVGAAVAGALAAAHAAGVVHRDIKPGNVMLCEGGVKLLDFGISATAGEPDDDDTGATFGTPAYAAPERLDGKPAEPATDLYGLGVLLFEMVAGEPPYSVDTWEELAVARQSGPARLPEGLPEPLVDLIRRCLDDDPDRRPSAAEAWKVLAELAPTQDKKAPTIPLPGARPTGHARVPTVGLHGRVTRGRKIAVGAALGATAVAFLALVHVVSQSGEDLAEPPAPIPPSVAPSSTAPAARPSTAPTTEPTEEPTTEATTLTVDDALGRVTAAVERGERAGDIRPDVAQDFRNILGQLATQDDPDIQGQVSLLRKKVRQRLGEGGLTAGQAAVLQDRLTDLGRAGA, encoded by the coding sequence ATGCACGAAGTTTGGCCGGCGCCGGGTGCCCTGCTGGTCTCGCGGTACCGGCTTGTCTCCCTGCTGGAGACCGGCGGGATGGCGCAGGTCTGGCGGGCCACCGACGAGCTGCTCGATCGCCCGGTCGCGGTCAAATTGCCGGCCGGTGACATCCGCGCCGCGCACCTGGCCTGGCGGGAGGCCCGGCTGGCGGCGCGCCTGTCGCATCCCGGCATCGCCGCCGTGCACGACTACCGGGAGGCGGTCCGGCCGGACGGCTCGGTGGTGCCGTTCGTGGTGATGGAGCTGCTCGCCGGCGAGACCGTGGCGGCCCGGCTCTGCGACGGCCCGGTGCCGTGGCCGGCCGCCGCCGCGGTGGGCGCCGCGGTCGCCGGGGCGCTCGCCGCCGCGCACGCCGCCGGCGTGGTGCACCGGGACATCAAGCCGGGCAACGTGATGCTCTGCGAGGGCGGGGTGAAGCTGCTCGACTTCGGGATCAGCGCGACCGCCGGCGAGCCGGACGACGACGACACCGGGGCCACCTTCGGCACCCCGGCGTACGCCGCTCCGGAGCGGCTGGACGGCAAGCCCGCCGAGCCGGCCACCGACCTGTACGGGCTCGGCGTGCTGCTCTTCGAGATGGTCGCCGGCGAGCCGCCGTACAGTGTGGACACCTGGGAGGAGCTGGCGGTCGCCCGGCAGTCCGGCCCGGCCCGGCTGCCCGAGGGCCTGCCCGAGCCGCTGGTCGACCTGATCCGCCGCTGCCTGGACGACGACCCGGACCGCCGGCCGTCCGCCGCCGAGGCGTGGAAGGTGCTCGCCGAGCTGGCCCCGACCCAGGACAAGAAGGCGCCGACCATCCCGCTGCCCGGCGCCCGCCCCACCGGGCACGCCCGGGTGCCGACCGTCGGCCTGCACGGCCGGGTCACCCGGGGCCGCAAGATCGCCGTGGGCGCCGCGCTGGGCGCCACCGCGGTCGCCTTCCTGGCCCTGGTCCACGTGGTCTCCCAGTCCGGCGAGGACCTCGCCGAGCCGCCCGCGCCGATCCCGCCGTCGGTCGCCCCGTCGTCCACCGCGCCGGCCGCGCGCCCCTCCACGGCGCCGACGACCGAGCCGACGGAGGAACCCACCACCGAGGCCACCACGCTGACCGTGGACGACGCGCTGGGCCGGGTGACCGCCGCGGTCGAGCGGGGCGAGCGGGCCGGCGACATCCGGCCGGACGTGGCGCAGGACTTCCGGAACATCCTCGGGCAGCTGGCCACCCAGGACGACCCGGACATCCAGGGACAGGTGTCGCTGCTGCGCAAGAAGGTGCGGCAGCGGCTCGGCGAGGGCGGCCTCACCGCCGGCCAGGCCGCGGTGCTCCAGGACCGCCTGACCGATCTCGGCCGGGCGGGGGCCTAG
- a CDS encoding LacI family DNA-binding transcriptional regulator, whose amino-acid sequence MRDHSNRSAGRPTLEEVASRAGVGRGTVSRVVNGSAQVSPKARKAVQDAIDELGYVPNRAARALVTQRTDSIALVVFESGERFFAEPFFGRIVQSVSSVLVARNLQMVLMIAQAPEERRQLEGYLTRQHVDGALLLSVHGDDPLPAVLEERGLPTVRAGRPAHPGPVSFVDADNRGGARSAVSYLQEQGRRCIATITGPMDTAPGVARYQGYRDVVGDGPAAAGDFGEISGAMAMEWLLTNYPQLDAVFAASDMMAAGALRVLRRAGRRVPEDVAVVGFDDSVIARHTDPPLTSVFQPVEQMGQEMVRLLLAKLDGDEPTEHETVMPTRLILRGSA is encoded by the coding sequence ATGAGGGATCACAGCAACCGCTCGGCCGGGCGGCCGACCTTGGAGGAGGTCGCGTCCCGCGCCGGTGTCGGCCGGGGGACGGTGTCCCGGGTGGTGAACGGTTCGGCACAGGTCAGTCCGAAGGCCCGCAAAGCGGTCCAGGACGCGATCGACGAGCTGGGGTACGTGCCGAACCGCGCCGCGCGGGCTCTGGTCACCCAGCGAACCGATTCGATCGCGCTCGTGGTCTTCGAGTCCGGGGAGCGTTTCTTCGCCGAGCCGTTCTTCGGCCGGATCGTCCAGTCGGTGTCGTCCGTGCTGGTCGCGCGCAACCTGCAGATGGTGCTGATGATCGCGCAGGCCCCGGAGGAGCGCCGCCAGCTGGAGGGCTACCTGACCCGCCAGCACGTGGACGGCGCGCTGCTGCTCTCGGTGCACGGCGACGACCCGCTGCCGGCGGTCCTGGAGGAGCGCGGCCTGCCCACGGTCCGGGCCGGCCGGCCGGCGCACCCGGGCCCGGTCAGCTTCGTCGACGCGGACAACCGCGGCGGCGCCCGGTCCGCGGTCAGCTACCTGCAGGAGCAGGGCCGGCGCTGCATCGCGACGATCACCGGCCCGATGGACACCGCGCCCGGCGTGGCGCGGTACCAGGGCTACCGCGACGTGGTCGGGGACGGCCCGGCCGCGGCCGGCGACTTCGGCGAGATCAGCGGCGCGATGGCGATGGAGTGGCTGCTCACCAACTATCCGCAGCTGGACGCGGTGTTCGCGGCGTCGGACATGATGGCGGCCGGGGCGCTGCGGGTGCTGCGCCGGGCCGGTCGCCGGGTGCCCGAGGACGTGGCGGTGGTCGGCTTCGACGACTCGGTCATCGCCCGGCACACCGACCCGCCGCTGACCAGCGTCTTCCAGCCGGTCGAGCAGATGGGCCAGGAGATGGTCCGGCTGCTGCTGGCGAAACTGGACGGCGACGAGCCGACCGAGCACGAGACGGTGATGCCGACCCGGCTGATCCTGCGCGGCTCCGCCTGA
- a CDS encoding GlxA family transcriptional regulator: protein MLLLPRTAPLDVGIPAQVFAPRHGLNYRAVPCAVQPGVQPGRDGLSFHVEAGLEAVEQADTVIVPGFTDPTGPIDPRVLEALRDAAFRGARVVSICTGAFALAAAGLLDGRRATTHWLQAATLARMYPKVTVDGRVLFVDEGQILTSAGVAAGIDVCLHLIRRDHGVQASNAIARVMVAAPYRSGGQSQYVPRSIPEPLSDVFAATREWALAHLEEPLTVASMARHAGVSARTFGRRFVEDTGYTPMQWVLRARVDLARELLERTDLGVDQIAARVGVGTGANLRMHFQRILGTSPSEYRKTFGGNLA from the coding sequence ATGCTTCTCCTTCCGCGGACCGCGCCCCTGGACGTCGGGATCCCGGCGCAGGTCTTCGCGCCCCGGCACGGGCTTAACTACCGCGCGGTCCCGTGCGCGGTGCAACCCGGCGTCCAGCCCGGGCGGGACGGCCTCAGCTTCCACGTCGAAGCCGGGCTGGAAGCCGTCGAGCAGGCGGACACCGTCATCGTGCCCGGCTTCACCGACCCGACCGGCCCGATCGACCCCCGGGTGCTCGAGGCGCTGCGCGACGCGGCCTTCCGCGGCGCCCGGGTGGTCTCCATCTGCACCGGCGCGTTCGCGCTGGCCGCGGCCGGTCTGCTGGACGGCAGACGGGCCACCACGCACTGGCTGCAGGCGGCCACCCTGGCCCGGATGTACCCGAAGGTGACCGTCGACGGGCGGGTGCTCTTCGTCGACGAGGGACAGATCCTGACCTCCGCCGGGGTGGCCGCCGGCATCGACGTCTGCCTGCACCTGATCCGGCGCGACCACGGCGTGCAGGCCTCCAACGCGATCGCCCGGGTGATGGTGGCCGCGCCGTACCGCAGCGGCGGCCAGTCGCAGTACGTGCCGCGCAGCATCCCGGAACCGCTCAGCGACGTCTTCGCGGCGACCCGGGAGTGGGCCTTGGCCCATCTGGAGGAGCCGCTCACCGTCGCCTCGATGGCCCGGCACGCCGGGGTGTCGGCGCGCACCTTCGGCCGCCGGTTCGTCGAGGACACCGGGTACACGCCGATGCAGTGGGTGCTGCGGGCCCGCGTCGACCTGGCCCGGGAGCTGCTGGAACGGACCGATCTCGGGGTCGACCAGATCGCCGCCCGGGTCGGGGTGGGCACCGGCGCCAACCTGCGCATGCACTTCCAGCGGATCCTCGGCACGTCGCCCAGCGAGTACCGGAAGACCTTTGGCGGCAACCTTGCGTAG
- the gap gene encoding type I glyceraldehyde-3-phosphate dehydrogenase, with product MTTPVGTTRVGINGFGRIGRNVLRAAAGSDVEIVAINDLTDPGTLAHLLRYDSSLGRFDGVVEAHADHLIVDGRRIEVTGVRTPADLPWKDLGVDVALESTGRFTAAADARAHLAAGARKVLVSAPSKGADLTLAYGLNHGDYDPAAHDVVSNASCTTNGLAPIASVLDDLATIETGSMTTIHAYTQEQNLQDGPHRDLRRARAAALNIAPTTTGAATAIGLVLPRLAGKLTGYSVRVPVPVGSLVELNAVVERPVTAEEINSAFEAAAAGPLRGVLEYSTDPLVSTDITGNPASSIFDSLLTTANGRLVKVVAWYDNEWGFANRVVDTLTLLGR from the coding sequence ATGACAACTCCAGTCGGTACCACACGAGTCGGCATCAACGGTTTCGGACGCATCGGCCGCAACGTCCTGCGGGCGGCCGCCGGGAGCGACGTGGAGATCGTCGCGATCAACGACCTCACCGACCCGGGCACGCTCGCCCACCTGCTGCGCTACGACAGCTCGCTGGGCCGCTTCGACGGCGTCGTCGAGGCGCACGCGGACCACCTGATCGTGGACGGCCGGCGGATCGAGGTGACCGGCGTGCGCACCCCGGCCGACCTGCCGTGGAAGGACCTCGGCGTGGACGTCGCGCTGGAGTCGACCGGTCGCTTCACCGCCGCCGCCGACGCCCGCGCGCACCTCGCCGCCGGCGCCCGCAAGGTGCTGGTCAGCGCCCCGTCCAAGGGGGCCGACCTGACCCTGGCGTACGGGCTCAACCACGGCGACTACGACCCGGCCGCGCACGACGTGGTCTCGAACGCCTCGTGCACCACCAACGGCCTGGCCCCGATCGCCTCGGTCCTGGACGACCTGGCCACCATCGAGACCGGCTCGATGACCACCATCCACGCCTACACCCAGGAGCAGAACCTCCAGGACGGCCCGCACCGCGACCTGCGCCGGGCCCGCGCCGCCGCGCTGAACATCGCGCCGACCACCACCGGCGCCGCCACCGCGATCGGCCTGGTGCTGCCCCGCCTGGCCGGCAAGCTCACCGGATACTCGGTCCGGGTCCCGGTCCCGGTCGGCTCGCTGGTCGAACTGAACGCCGTGGTCGAACGCCCGGTCACCGCCGAGGAGATCAACAGCGCGTTCGAGGCGGCCGCGGCCGGCCCGCTGCGCGGCGTCCTGGAGTACTCGACGGACCCGCTGGTCTCCACCGACATCACCGGCAACCCGGCGTCGTCGATCTTCGACTCGCTGCTGACCACGGCGAACGGGCGTCTGGTCAAGGTGGTCGCCTGGTACGACAACGAGTGGGGCTTCGCCAACCGCGTGGTCGACACGCTCACCCTGCTGGGCCGCTGA
- a CDS encoding LacI family DNA-binding transcriptional regulator encodes MAVTLADVARLARVSPATVSRVINDSAKKVAPELRERVLAAVAELHYVPNAHAQNVARPRKSAVGVIVHDVSDPYFAEITRGLQRQAAAHDRLLVICNSYREPERELAYVALLRAQQVHALILAGSGYHDDEFTARLNGELNAYQQAGGRVAVIGRHELVGSAVLPANESGAYQLACRVLSLGHRRVGVIAGPRTLTTTTDRLSGVRRAAAELGVPLPAEQIVHADFTRDGGAAAAAELLDANPGLTAVLALNDSMAVGTLATLRERGVAVPEQISVTGFDDMPIARDVTPALTTVKLPLVDMGDRAMALALGDDPGPVSEPAHAEVVWRSSCAAPS; translated from the coding sequence ATGGCGGTCACCCTGGCAGATGTCGCCCGGCTGGCCCGGGTCTCCCCCGCCACCGTGTCGCGCGTGATCAACGACAGCGCCAAGAAGGTCGCTCCCGAGCTGCGCGAGCGGGTCCTGGCCGCGGTCGCCGAGCTGCACTACGTGCCGAACGCGCATGCGCAGAACGTCGCCCGCCCCCGCAAGTCCGCGGTCGGAGTGATCGTGCACGACGTGTCCGACCCGTACTTCGCCGAGATCACCCGGGGGCTGCAGCGGCAGGCCGCGGCGCACGACCGGCTGCTGGTGATCTGCAACAGCTACCGGGAGCCGGAGCGCGAGCTGGCGTACGTCGCGCTGCTGCGCGCCCAGCAGGTGCACGCGCTGATCCTGGCCGGGTCGGGCTACCACGACGACGAGTTCACCGCCCGGCTCAACGGCGAGCTGAACGCGTACCAGCAGGCCGGCGGCCGGGTCGCGGTGATCGGCCGGCACGAGCTGGTCGGCAGCGCGGTGCTGCCGGCCAACGAGTCCGGCGCCTACCAGCTGGCCTGCCGGGTGCTGAGCCTCGGCCACCGGCGGGTCGGGGTGATCGCCGGGCCGCGCACCCTGACCACCACCACCGACCGGCTCTCCGGGGTCCGCCGGGCCGCCGCCGAGCTGGGCGTGCCGCTGCCCGCCGAGCAGATCGTCCACGCCGACTTCACCCGGGACGGCGGCGCCGCGGCGGCCGCCGAGCTGCTCGACGCCAACCCTGGCCTGACCGCCGTCCTGGCGCTGAACGACTCGATGGCGGTGGGCACCCTGGCCACCCTGCGCGAGCGCGGCGTCGCGGTGCCGGAGCAGATCTCGGTGACCGGTTTCGACGACATGCCGATCGCCCGGGACGTGACCCCGGCGCTGACCACGGTCAAGCTGCCGCTGGTCGACATGGGCGACCGGGCGATGGCGCTGGCCCTCGGCGACGACCCCGGCCCGGTCTCCGAGCCCGCCCACGCCGAGGTCGTCTGGCGCTCCAGCTGCGCCGCCCCGTCCTAG